One Candidatus Acidulodesulfobacterium ferriphilum genomic window carries:
- a CDS encoding chemotaxis protein CheW, with the protein MEAVKESNNQINRTGKAESDPRLEEIVQLVTFRLGNEEFALDILKVQEINRIVEITKVPKAPDFVEGVINLRGRVIPIVDIRKKFHLKTKEVTKETRIIVVNIMNKTIGLIVDSVSEVLRIDSSTIQPPPPLIAGLDSDYIEGVGKLDDRLIILLDIDKIFTTGEHRLIDGMTR; encoded by the coding sequence ATGGAAGCCGTTAAGGAATCAAATAATCAAATTAATAGAACAGGTAAAGCAGAAAGCGATCCGAGGTTAGAGGAAATAGTTCAACTCGTTACATTTCGTCTCGGGAATGAAGAGTTCGCCCTCGATATTTTAAAGGTTCAGGAGATAAATAGAATTGTCGAAATAACTAAGGTTCCAAAGGCCCCTGATTTTGTCGAAGGCGTTATTAATTTGCGGGGCAGGGTTATTCCGATAGTCGATATCAGGAAAAAATTTCATTTGAAGACAAAAGAAGTTACAAAAGAGACAAGAATTATTGTGGTAAATATAATGAATAAAACCATAGGCCTTATTGTCGATTCCGTTTCAGAAGTTTTAAGGATCGATTCAAGCACTATTCAGCCCCCGCCGCCATTAATTGCAGGTCTCGATTCCGATTACATCGAAGGGGTGGGCAAATTAGACGACAGGCTTATAATATTGTTAGATATCGATAAGATATTTACAACCGGGGAGCACAGGCTTATCGATGGCATGACGAGATAA
- a CDS encoding ParA family protein — protein MKTPYIFATANQKGGVGKTTTAITLGSSLSLFGHRVLLIDLDPQASLTNHLAVEPEKLEYSVSNVIISESFHPDEVIINKYRLKTGGCIDLIPSNINLARIEAELSVSKGGGLRLKERLKFLPNNYDYIIIDSSPALSVLLISAIAASDEVIIPVMSDFLSARGVELLLSTIGKIETAINIKCNYKLLITMFDRRTNSSWKSLDYFKNKYQSCHFNSIINIDTRFRDASLIRKPLTYLDVNARGTLDYINVAKEIINRLHNGIKGVNDE, from the coding sequence ATGAAGACCCCGTATATTTTTGCAACCGCAAATCAAAAAGGGGGCGTAGGAAAAACAACAACGGCGATTACGCTGGGGAGTTCCTTATCGCTTTTCGGACACAGGGTGCTTTTGATAGATCTTGACCCTCAGGCAAGCCTTACCAATCATTTAGCGGTTGAGCCGGAGAAACTTGAATATTCCGTCAGTAATGTTATAATTTCCGAATCTTTTCACCCAGACGAGGTGATTATAAACAAATACAGATTAAAAACAGGCGGATGCATCGATCTGATACCGTCAAATATAAACCTTGCAAGGATTGAAGCGGAGCTTTCGGTTTCAAAGGGCGGGGGGTTAAGACTTAAGGAAAGATTAAAGTTTTTACCGAATAATTACGATTACATAATAATAGATTCATCGCCTGCGTTAAGCGTTCTTCTTATCAGCGCTATCGCGGCAAGCGATGAGGTTATTATTCCAGTTATGTCCGATTTTTTATCGGCAAGGGGCGTTGAATTATTACTCTCAACCATCGGCAAGATCGAAACGGCGATAAATATTAAATGTAATTATAAGCTTTTAATCACCATGTTTGATAGAAGGACAAATTCGTCATGGAAATCTTTGGACTATTTTAAAAATAAGTATCAAAGCTGCCATTTTAATAGTATAATAAATATAGATACAAGATTCAGGGATGCAAGCTTAATAAGAAAGCCTTTAACATATCTCGATGTTAATGCGAGGGGAACCTTAGATTATATTAATGTTGCGAAAGAGATAATAAACCGCCTTCATAACGGGATTAAGGGGGTAAACGATGAATGA
- a CDS encoding chemotaxis protein CheW: MNESAELYDMNGFKFKDSDLVSSWIGSLLDEVENQQSSKNSDYLKEPARIIAYPVERILTPRNEAAVVLDQGDFYLEEVKKPEISPSVKINPEKEMPYFTFTSGNSLYGIPAFHINEIIKYKEPVNIPSKKIGLLGLIPYRAKIIPVYNFSSLVLLSADVKTICKYIVICVYEGKLFGLCIEDIKNIIKVKNKNLISSATFRFWGSNKICSDVFEGESGKFYSSVDIKSIYNYLKS, encoded by the coding sequence ATGAATGAGAGCGCAGAATTATACGATATGAATGGTTTTAAATTCAAAGATTCGGATCTGGTGTCTTCATGGATAGGCAGTCTTTTAGATGAAGTTGAAAATCAGCAAAGCTCAAAAAATTCGGACTATCTAAAAGAACCCGCCCGAATTATTGCTTATCCTGTTGAAAGAATATTAACCCCTCGAAACGAAGCGGCAGTTGTTTTAGATCAGGGAGATTTTTATTTAGAAGAGGTCAAAAAGCCGGAAATTTCTCCAAGTGTAAAAATAAATCCCGAAAAAGAGATGCCTTATTTTACCTTTACTTCGGGCAATTCTCTTTACGGCATACCCGCCTTTCATATAAACGAAATAATAAAATACAAAGAACCCGTAAATATCCCTTCAAAAAAGATTGGACTGCTGGGACTGATTCCTTACAGGGCAAAGATAATACCCGTTTATAATTTTTCTTCATTAGTCCTACTTTCGGCGGATGTGAAAACTATTTGCAAATATATCGTCATTTGCGTCTATGAAGGCAAATTATTCGGCCTATGCATAGAAGATATTAAGAATATAATTAAGGTTAAAAATAAAAATCTTATTTCATCCGCCACATTTAGGTTTTGGGGTTCCAATAAAATATGTTCCGATGTTTTTGAAGGTGAAAGCGGAAAATTTTATTCGTCGGTTGACATAAAAAGCATTTATAATTATTTAAAATCATGA
- a CDS encoding flagellar biosynthesis protein FlhB yields MKEYKNYKNIKASALRYDKGKENAPILIAKGKGKVAEKIIEIANKENIPVVENKALADILDKLDIYDEIPPELYKVVAQLFAFIYKLNEKVAGDLKFKSLS; encoded by the coding sequence ATGAAAGAATATAAAAATTATAAGAATATTAAGGCTTCGGCTCTAAGGTACGATAAAGGAAAGGAAAACGCCCCAATTTTGATTGCTAAGGGTAAGGGTAAAGTCGCAGAAAAAATAATAGAAATTGCAAACAAAGAAAATATCCCGGTGGTAGAAAATAAAGCGCTTGCCGATATCTTAGACAAGCTTGACATATATGACGAGATTCCACCCGAACTTTATAAGGTTGTTGCGCAGCTATTTGCGTTTATTTATAAATTAAACGAAAAAGTCGCAGGTGATTTAAAATTTAAATCCCTTTCATAG
- the flgF gene encoding flagellar basal-body rod protein FlgF, with translation MNGGSYVALSGIIAEGQKLNMITNNLANANTVGYKSSGSLFGEFLSRKAIQTLDSKSFKPFVDKAYPVTLNSYINNSQGPLKKTGNRLDLAINGDGFFVLQTPDGIKFTRNGVFSLNSAGELVNQNGFPVLNIRKRPIFLNERGSNITITKNGIINLTDPLTNNEMYYGQILTVNFNGPKYLSKYGDTMFSATKNSGAPALNKNPDILQGYVEESNVNEIRDMAEMINVSQVHNNMVEVLKSYSNVNNTTINTIGAAV, from the coding sequence ATGAACGGCGGTTCGTATGTTGCCTTAAGCGGAATAATCGCCGAGGGGCAAAAGCTTAATATGATTACGAATAATCTGGCTAACGCAAATACCGTCGGATATAAAAGCAGCGGTTCTCTTTTTGGCGAATTTTTATCGCGTAAAGCTATCCAAACTTTAGATTCGAAAAGCTTTAAACCGTTTGTCGATAAGGCTTATCCTGTAACTCTTAACAGTTATATAAATAACTCTCAGGGACCCCTTAAAAAAACAGGCAACAGGCTTGACCTTGCAATAAACGGGGATGGGTTTTTTGTTTTACAAACGCCGGATGGAATTAAATTTACAAGAAACGGGGTGTTTTCTCTAAACAGCGCGGGAGAGCTTGTAAATCAGAATGGTTTTCCTGTCCTAAACATTCGCAAAAGACCTATTTTTTTAAATGAAAGGGGTTCAAATATTACTATTACAAAGAACGGCATAATAAATCTGACAGACCCCCTGACAAACAATGAAATGTATTACGGACAAATTCTTACGGTAAATTTTAACGGTCCGAAATATTTGTCGAAATACGGCGACACCATGTTTTCGGCAACCAAAAATTCGGGAGCGCCGGCCTTAAATAAAAACCCTGACATCTTGCAGGGTTATGTCGAGGAATCCAATGTAAACGAAATTAGGGACATGGCGGAAATGATAAATGTTTCTCAGGTTCACAACAATATGGTAGAAGTGTTAAAGTCATATTCAAATGTAAATAATACTACGATTAACACTATCGGCGCGGCGGTTTAA
- the flgG gene encoding flagellar basal-body rod protein FlgG: protein MRALWTASTGMEAQQLEIDNIANNLANTNTTGYKESRVNFEDLFYQTIKSPGAYSSEYTQVPTGIQIGLGTKVSSIEKEFTQGDLQQTSNPLDVAISGQGFFQIQMPDGEAAYTRDGTFQTNSQGQLVDANGYQLVPPITIPPNATSVTISQNGTVSAVVSGQTNPAQIGTITLANFINPAGLNSIGHNLYLQTSASGVPQIGTPGQNGIGTVQQGFLEMSNVNLVGQMVSMITAQNAYTIDSKAITIANQMLQTAAGLIP from the coding sequence ATGAGGGCGCTATGGACGGCTTCCACCGGTATGGAGGCGCAGCAATTGGAAATAGACAACATTGCAAACAATCTTGCCAATACCAATACGACAGGCTATAAAGAATCGAGAGTTAACTTCGAGGATCTTTTTTATCAAACCATTAAGTCTCCGGGGGCGTACTCTTCCGAATATACTCAGGTGCCGACGGGCATTCAAATCGGCTTAGGAACCAAGGTGTCTTCTATAGAAAAAGAATTTACGCAGGGCGATCTCCAGCAAACATCCAATCCCTTGGATGTTGCAATATCGGGGCAGGGTTTTTTTCAGATACAGATGCCGGATGGCGAGGCTGCATATACAAGAGACGGTACTTTTCAAACAAATTCCCAGGGTCAGCTTGTCGATGCAAACGGTTATCAACTTGTGCCGCCTATTACTATACCGCCAAACGCTACCTCCGTTACCATTTCGCAAAACGGTACGGTATCGGCGGTTGTTTCCGGTCAGACAAATCCTGCTCAGATTGGTACGATAACGCTTGCTAATTTTATTAATCCCGCAGGCCTTAACAGCATCGGACATAATCTTTATCTCCAAACTTCGGCTTCAGGCGTCCCACAGATTGGAACCCCGGGACAGAACGGCATTGGAACGGTTCAGCAGGGTTTTCTGGAAATGTCCAATGTAAATTTGGTGGGTCAGATGGTATCTATGATAACAGCCCAAAATGCTTATACCATCGATTCAAAAGCGATAACCATCGCAAATCAGATGTTGCAAACGGCGGCTGGATTGATACCGTAA
- the flgA gene encoding flagellar basal body P-ring formation protein FlgA, whose protein sequence is MLNKNFYKNTIFIFIFLGFIIACPWKNSYATGYRRNPVKLKQIIINSYLKEIPLKFKKYFHFSHFRFTGPLKNVFRYSIKPITYNPGFAGYHTAIIKLTDKNKGLLRGIAYAAFKVRIYAPVAVAAQTIGKFQILKANDVEIDYKNIPDIYSGYYLNKKGIIGKEAKFVIIQNSILSKINTERKRIINFGNMVYIVYKRYGLNLKTRGMALQAGPYNSTIRVKNIESGVVVDGIVKSNKIVIVR, encoded by the coding sequence ATGTTAAATAAAAACTTTTATAAAAATACGATTTTTATTTTCATTTTTTTAGGGTTTATTATTGCGTGTCCGTGGAAAAATTCCTATGCGACAGGTTATAGAAGAAACCCAGTAAAATTAAAACAAATTATAATAAATTCTTATTTAAAAGAGATACCGCTAAAATTCAAAAAATATTTTCACTTTAGCCACTTCAGGTTTACAGGCCCGCTTAAAAATGTTTTTAGATATTCTATAAAACCGATAACTTATAATCCAGGATTTGCAGGGTATCATACGGCTATAATCAAATTAACGGATAAGAACAAAGGTTTACTTAGAGGAATTGCCTATGCCGCTTTTAAAGTAAGAATTTATGCGCCTGTTGCGGTTGCCGCCCAAACTATTGGAAAATTTCAAATATTAAAGGCAAACGATGTCGAAATTGATTATAAAAACATTCCTGACATATATTCAGGGTATTATCTAAATAAAAAAGGCATTATCGGCAAAGAAGCCAAATTCGTTATTATTCAAAACTCTATCCTGTCAAAAATAAATACGGAAAGGAAAAGGATAATAAATTTTGGAAATATGGTTTATATTGTTTACAAAAGATACGGATTAAATTTAAAAACTAGGGGAATGGCGCTTCAAGCCGGTCCTTATAATTCTACCATAAGGGTAAAAAATATCGAATCGGGTGTCGTCGTGGATGGGATTGTCAAGTCAAATAAAATAGTGATAGTCAGGTAA
- a CDS encoding flagellar basal body L-ring protein FlgH, translated as MKKFKKLLFLLAVFSFLALSLSGCGTGFVTPPKSMVPPTYVKPTAKNGGIKSRPILGSLWNGSQNGTNLYSDNVAYQLNDIVTIIVNDQTQAQDSSGTTLSKNSSGQGSIAFGSLSTAKPTGYQGSNVESFNGGGGVAESGQISTMIEAQVVRVFPNGNLEVKGEREVSINGETRYILIKGIVRPIDIAPGNTVLSSQIADPRIWINGEGPVKWQQRPGWLYHILNFIWPF; from the coding sequence ATGAAAAAATTTAAAAAACTGCTCTTTTTATTAGCTGTATTTTCCTTTTTAGCCTTGTCTTTAAGCGGGTGCGGTACAGGTTTTGTCACTCCGCCAAAATCTATGGTGCCCCCAACTTACGTCAAGCCCACGGCAAAAAACGGCGGAATCAAGAGCAGGCCGATTTTAGGTTCTTTATGGAACGGTTCGCAAAACGGGACGAATCTATATTCGGATAATGTCGCATATCAGCTTAACGACATAGTTACCATAATCGTAAACGATCAGACGCAGGCGCAGGATTCTTCGGGAACAACCCTGTCCAAGAATTCTTCGGGGCAGGGGAGCATTGCCTTCGGCAGCCTTTCGACCGCAAAACCTACCGGTTATCAGGGGTCAAATGTCGAAAGTTTTAACGGGGGGGGCGGGGTGGCCGAAAGCGGGCAAATATCCACCATGATAGAGGCGCAGGTTGTGCGTGTTTTTCCAAACGGAAATTTGGAAGTTAAAGGCGAAAGAGAGGTCTCTATTAACGGTGAAACAAGATATATCTTAATTAAAGGCATCGTCAGGCCCATAGACATTGCTCCGGGCAACACCGTTCTTTCAAGCCAGATTGCCGACCCGAGGATATGGATAAACGGAGAGGGTCCCGTAAAATGGCAGCAAAGACCGGGGTGGCTGTATCATATATTGAACTTTATATGGCCATTTTAA
- a CDS encoding flagellar basal body P-ring protein FlgI, with amino-acid sequence MSKIKNIFLTMLLFLAAAIITGINPNFSYAAKIGNITSIYGAMSNPIVGYGLVVGLDGTGDQWGVNVTQQSIVTMLSKLGINTDQASLYEIRDTAAVMVTAELPPFAIPGQKITVTVGSIGNAQSLQGGVLLMTPLKGPNGAVYALAQGSVSTGGNVSTDNVLPLPGYIPVSQNFQTSGIIDNGGIIEKGVSIGLNSFNSIRLILKNPSFTTASRIASAINAKFGKGISKSLNSTQVLVDVPASYKGNVADYVSIINAVSVKTHSRAIIVINERSGTVVMGGNIEINPVAISNRNIMLKINKKRIPNAFFLKNGLTVDQLVKALNAVGASTSSIISILESIKAAGALSAQIKIM; translated from the coding sequence ATGAGTAAGATTAAAAATATATTTTTAACGATGCTGTTATTTTTAGCAGCCGCGATTATTACCGGTATAAACCCTAATTTTTCCTATGCGGCTAAAATCGGCAACATTACATCTATTTACGGCGCAATGAGCAACCCAATCGTCGGTTACGGTCTTGTCGTAGGACTCGACGGAACGGGAGACCAGTGGGGCGTCAATGTTACGCAGCAAAGCATTGTTACTATGCTGTCCAAATTAGGCATTAATACCGACCAGGCTTCTCTTTATGAAATAAGAGACACGGCTGCGGTTATGGTTACAGCGGAGCTTCCGCCGTTTGCTATTCCCGGTCAAAAAATAACCGTTACGGTGGGTTCTATCGGAAACGCGCAAAGCTTACAGGGAGGAGTTTTATTAATGACGCCGTTAAAAGGACCAAACGGCGCTGTTTACGCGCTGGCGCAGGGGAGCGTGTCAACCGGCGGAAATGTCTCGACCGATAATGTGTTGCCGCTCCCGGGTTATATTCCCGTGTCTCAAAATTTTCAAACATCCGGCATAATAGATAACGGCGGGATAATAGAAAAAGGGGTTTCAATAGGGTTAAATTCATTTAATTCCATAAGATTAATTCTTAAAAATCCAAGTTTTACTACGGCGTCAAGGATAGCCTCGGCTATAAACGCGAAATTCGGAAAAGGTATTTCTAAATCGTTAAATTCCACTCAAGTATTGGTTGATGTTCCCGCCTCATACAAAGGCAATGTTGCAGATTATGTTTCCATTATTAATGCCGTTAGCGTGAAAACGCATTCAAGGGCGATTATAGTCATTAATGAACGCTCCGGGACTGTCGTAATGGGGGGCAATATCGAGATAAATCCGGTGGCAATATCTAATAGAAACATAATGCTTAAAATAAATAAAAAAAGAATACCAAACGCATTTTTTTTAAAAAATGGCTTAACGGTGGACCAGCTTGTTAAAGCCTTAAATGCGGTTGGGGCATCGACTTCAAGTATTATATCTATATTAGAATCTATTAAAGCCGCCGGAGCTCTTTCGGCGCAAATTAAGATAATGTAA
- the flgM gene encoding flagellar biosynthesis anti-sigma factor FlgM, whose protein sequence is MTIQISNVPPVINEVPESNGNKTRGANLQTGQTAGDEVNISDSASFAGNLKSSIDSASAAGPAKLNGIKQQVASGNYADSSKIAEGLLKNLAITNE, encoded by the coding sequence ATGACAATCCAGATTTCAAATGTTCCGCCTGTTATTAACGAAGTACCCGAAAGTAACGGCAATAAAACAAGGGGGGCAAATTTGCAAACCGGTCAAACGGCCGGGGATGAGGTGAATATATCCGACAGCGCAAGTTTCGCCGGCAATTTGAAAAGCTCCATCGATTCGGCTTCGGCAGCGGGTCCTGCAAAGCTCAACGGCATTAAACAACAAGTAGCTTCCGGGAATTATGCCGATAGCTCTAAAATAGCCGAAGGATTACTTAAGAATTTAGCTATAACTAATGAATAA
- the flgK gene encoding flagellar hook-associated protein FlgK produces the protein MLTINNIFDIANSAMTTNQAAMNTVSQNVANVNTPFYNNETPILSEAPAVVGAPYTYGTGVNLTQVQRSTNAFVQSEVNNETTQNSYYTNLYQGLNQIQNLFNDQSGSGFSSAISAFFNDFQNVANNPSNTAQRTALLSDAKSLAGDINNAYTTIMNSVSSTNTSINGIIPEINSLSSQIASLNQQVTYAQNTGSNANELRDERMNAINQLSKLVNISYYENNNGKINISIGGTPLVLSDSSFNLSTKINSGNVSSLDIMWNGPAGSQQDITQNVTGGSLGAYVNFEQAAAPSYIKQLNSLSAAITDNVNSLQYNGYGLDGSTGSYFFNPNLTTSAGSGVTDATINTGYVADPSKLTGDKYTISTTGGGVFTVTDNTTGQTPISNQTITPTVNKYGQSVYTLNFDGVSVNITGTSTSGTAPASGDTFTVNQLTTNPAFTMAVNPNLTASQVAAASAVSTAVNPTNTGNATISAGSIVNPYGDTNAGGQYSITYNTGGTFTVTNQTSNYSETITPTVTTNSSGQNVYSVFFGNNGSSTNSAPPQYFHVNITGTPSNGDSFTANVLTSGLSLTQMNNIGLSGNNENALNLAALQNNNVPINGTDTTISTYYSGIVSNIGTQAQSANTNYTNSSSVLTNLQNQLSSSVGVNMNQQMTDLVNYQNSYQAAAAITHSAEAIMTALLSIVP, from the coding sequence ATGCTTACGATAAATAATATATTCGATATTGCCAATTCGGCTATGACGACCAATCAGGCGGCCATGAATACGGTGAGCCAGAATGTCGCGAATGTCAACACCCCATTTTACAATAATGAAACCCCTATTCTAAGCGAGGCTCCCGCCGTTGTCGGCGCGCCGTACACTTACGGAACGGGAGTTAATTTAACGCAGGTTCAAAGAAGCACAAACGCTTTCGTTCAGTCCGAGGTTAATAACGAAACAACCCAAAATAGCTATTATACTAATCTGTATCAGGGTTTAAATCAGATTCAAAACCTCTTTAATGACCAGTCCGGTTCTGGTTTTAGCTCGGCTATTTCGGCATTTTTCAACGACTTTCAAAATGTCGCCAATAATCCGTCCAATACGGCTCAAAGGACGGCTCTTTTATCCGACGCGAAATCTCTTGCGGGAGATATTAATAATGCCTATACGACCATAATGAATTCCGTGTCCTCGACTAATACATCGATTAACGGAATTATTCCGGAAATAAACAGCCTGTCGTCGCAGATAGCCTCTTTAAATCAGCAGGTTACATACGCGCAAAATACAGGAAGCAATGCCAACGAATTGCGAGACGAGAGGATGAATGCAATAAATCAACTCTCTAAATTAGTCAATATTTCTTATTATGAAAATAATAACGGTAAAATTAACATTTCGATCGGCGGCACGCCCCTTGTTTTAAGCGATTCATCGTTTAATCTTTCAACCAAAATTAATAGCGGAAATGTCAGCTCTTTAGATATAATGTGGAATGGGCCTGCCGGTTCCCAGCAGGATATTACTCAAAATGTTACGGGGGGCAGTCTTGGCGCCTATGTTAATTTCGAACAGGCTGCGGCGCCTTCTTATATAAAGCAGCTCAACTCGCTGTCTGCCGCGATAACCGACAATGTCAACTCTTTGCAATATAACGGCTATGGTCTCGACGGTTCGACGGGCAGCTACTTTTTTAATCCTAATCTTACGACTTCTGCCGGCAGCGGTGTTACGGATGCAACTATCAATACAGGATATGTTGCCGACCCGTCTAAACTTACGGGGGATAAATATACGATTTCGACGACCGGCGGCGGTGTTTTTACGGTTACGGACAATACAACCGGCCAAACTCCTATAAGTAATCAAACAATAACCCCGACAGTAAATAAATACGGCCAAAGTGTATATACGCTTAACTTTGACGGGGTTTCCGTTAATATTACCGGAACGTCCACATCTGGAACCGCTCCGGCAAGCGGCGATACATTTACCGTAAATCAGCTGACGACCAATCCGGCTTTTACTATGGCGGTTAATCCAAATCTTACGGCATCTCAGGTAGCGGCGGCATCCGCCGTTTCCACCGCGGTTAACCCCACAAATACCGGCAATGCGACTATAAGTGCCGGCTCGATTGTAAATCCTTATGGCGATACTAATGCGGGAGGACAATATTCTATAACATACAATACCGGAGGCACCTTTACCGTTACCAACCAAACATCTAATTATTCGGAAACTATTACTCCTACGGTTACGACTAATTCATCCGGACAGAATGTTTACTCTGTTTTTTTTGGGAATAACGGAAGCAGTACTAATTCTGCACCGCCACAATATTTTCATGTTAATATTACGGGAACTCCTTCAAACGGCGATTCCTTTACGGCAAATGTTTTAACATCAGGACTAAGCCTTACGCAGATGAATAATATCGGTCTTAGCGGCAATAATGAAAACGCGTTAAATCTTGCGGCGCTGCAAAACAATAATGTGCCTATTAACGGGACTGACACGACTATTTCAACCTATTATTCGGGTATTGTTTCAAATATCGGCACTCAGGCTCAAAGCGCAAACACCAATTATACAAATTCAAGTTCGGTTCTGACTAATTTGCAAAATCAATTGTCATCATCCGTCGGGGTAAATATGAATCAGCAGATGACCGACCTTGTTAATTACCAAAATTCTTATCAGGCGGCGGCGGCTATAACGCATTCCGCGGAGGCGATTATGACGGCGCTTTTAAGTATTGTTCCGTAA
- the csrA gene encoding carbon storage regulator — protein sequence MLILSRKEGESIKIGDNITVEIISIRGGTVKIGINAPEDALILRKELYDSIKEENINASNLNSGIISNLNDIFNKEKNKK from the coding sequence ATGCTTATTTTGTCCCGAAAAGAGGGTGAAAGTATAAAAATCGGCGATAATATTACCGTCGAAATTATTTCTATTAGAGGCGGAACAGTCAAGATAGGAATAAACGCGCCTGAGGATGCCCTGATTTTAAGAAAAGAATTGTATGATTCGATAAAGGAGGAAAATATAAATGCCTCCAATTTAAATTCGGGTATTATATCCAACTTGAACGATATATTTAATAAGGAAAAAAACAAAAAATAA
- a CDS encoding flagellar assembly protein FliW: MDDGGAVILVKSIYYPQGLAVEKSKIIEFVKPILGFNAFKKFCILNIDKEKNVPFFILQSIENENLCFIITDPNLFFKDYSVQVTDEEKNLLSLDNKADAIIFAIATLSSDFSSSTVNLKGPIVINIKNNKALQAVLSNDMYSVRQKLPIIKGEATSG; this comes from the coding sequence GTGGATGACGGAGGAGCAGTTATTTTAGTAAAGAGCATATATTACCCGCAAGGGTTGGCGGTAGAGAAGTCAAAAATCATAGAATTCGTTAAACCCATACTCGGGTTTAACGCTTTTAAAAAGTTCTGTATTTTGAATATCGATAAAGAAAAAAATGTTCCGTTTTTTATTTTGCAAAGCATAGAAAACGAGAATTTATGTTTTATTATCACCGATCCAAACCTGTTTTTTAAAGATTATAGCGTTCAGGTTACGGACGAGGAAAAAAACTTATTAAGCCTTGATAATAAAGCTGATGCAATAATATTCGCAATAGCCACGCTGTCTTCCGATTTTTCCTCTTCGACGGTAAATTTAAAAGGCCCTATCGTTATAAATATAAAAAATAATAAGGCTCTGCAAGCGGTTTTAAGTAATGATATGTATTCCGTGAGGCAGAAACTTCCCATTATAAAAGGTGAAGCAACATCAGGTTAA